In the Flavobacterium pallidum genome, one interval contains:
- the pepE gene encoding dipeptidase PepE encodes MKNLIIASTSTLHGSGYLDYIMPELEHHFKDCSTILFIPYARPGGITHDEYTGKVAEAFSKIRKNVKGIHEFENPVEAVKNAEGIFTGGGNTFLLVSQLYKFGVMEPLAEVVKNGTPYLGSSAGSNITGLTMQTTNDMPIIYPPSFKTLGMIPFNLNPHYLDADLQSKHMGETRETRIKEFHVFNSVPVLGLREGSWLDVKGDKITLKGALAARLFRQGMDAVELETGSDLGFVK; translated from the coding sequence ATGAAAAACCTGATTATTGCGAGCACCTCAACACTGCACGGAAGCGGTTACCTCGACTATATCATGCCTGAACTTGAACATCATTTTAAAGATTGCAGTACAATCCTTTTTATCCCTTATGCCAGGCCAGGCGGCATCACGCATGATGAATATACCGGAAAAGTAGCCGAAGCATTTTCAAAAATCAGAAAAAACGTGAAAGGGATACACGAATTTGAAAACCCTGTCGAAGCCGTGAAAAATGCGGAAGGGATTTTCACCGGCGGCGGCAATACGTTTTTACTGGTGTCGCAATTGTATAAATTCGGGGTGATGGAACCGCTCGCTGAAGTGGTGAAAAACGGCACGCCATACCTGGGCAGCAGCGCCGGGAGCAACATAACCGGCCTGACGATGCAGACGACCAATGACATGCCGATCATTTATCCGCCGAGTTTCAAAACGCTGGGCATGATCCCGTTTAACCTGAATCCGCATTATCTTGATGCCGATTTACAATCGAAGCACATGGGGGAAACGCGCGAAACGAGGATTAAGGAATTCCATGTATTCAATTCGGTGCCGGTTTTGGGATTGCGTGAAGGAAGCTGGCTGGATGTAAAAGGAGATAAAATCACTTTGAAAGGTGCATTGGCGGCGAGGCTTTTCAGGCAGGGAATGGATGCGGTCGAATTGGAAACAGGAAGTGATTTGGGTTTCGTGAAATAG
- a CDS encoding murein L,D-transpeptidase catalytic domain family protein, whose protein sequence is MVYRISAVIIFFLTSFSPIEKSTEKKVLASNSKTATFETEAATIYSSLNANHFSLPGMESFAQGLQAFYELKASGALKKDILTLIDFSKSSNTKRLWVIDMATNTILYQSLVAHGRNSGDEFANAFSNAAESYKSSLGLYVTGEIYNGKHGASLKLDGMEKGVNSSARARGVVMHAADYVSESFIKNNHRLGRSQGCPALPAELNDEIINVIKNKSCLYIYHPSHVRNLAKVLAS, encoded by the coding sequence ATGGTATACAGAATATCGGCAGTCATTATTTTCTTTCTGACAAGCTTTTCCCCAATCGAAAAATCAACAGAGAAAAAAGTTTTAGCAAGTAATTCCAAAACGGCAACGTTTGAAACGGAAGCGGCAACAATCTACAGCAGTCTGAATGCGAACCATTTCAGCCTTCCCGGCATGGAAAGCTTTGCGCAGGGACTTCAGGCCTTTTATGAATTGAAGGCTTCGGGAGCGCTTAAAAAAGACATCCTTACGTTAATTGATTTCAGCAAATCATCAAATACGAAAAGGCTTTGGGTTATAGATATGGCAACAAATACGATCCTGTATCAATCACTGGTGGCACACGGAAGGAACAGCGGCGACGAATTTGCAAACGCTTTTTCAAACGCAGCAGAATCGTATAAAAGCAGCCTCGGACTTTACGTTACCGGCGAAATCTACAACGGGAAACACGGTGCTTCATTGAAGCTCGATGGCATGGAAAAAGGCGTCAACAGTTCTGCACGGGCCCGTGGCGTTGTGATGCATGCCGCAGATTATGTGTCTGAATCATTTATCAAAAACAACCACCGCCTGGGCAGGAGCCAGGGTTGTCCGGCGCTTCCGGCTGAATTGAACGATGAAATCATCAACGTCATCAAAAATAAATCCTGCCTTTACATCTACCATCCTTCCCATGTCAGGAATCTGGCGAAGGTTTTGGCATCATAA
- a CDS encoding GNAT family N-acetyltransferase yields the protein MNTITQITAEETYPVRHEVLRKGKPLESCRFDGDELETTVHFGLYENLELAGVVTVLENGNPVFEAERQFQVRGMAVLEQHQKKGFGDNLLTAAEDYIKGKHGRLIWFNARIGAAGFYEKAGYKKNGPAFEIPNVGPHYVMHKEVL from the coding sequence ATGAACACAATCACGCAGATCACCGCTGAGGAGACGTATCCGGTGCGCCACGAAGTGCTTCGGAAAGGAAAACCTTTGGAAAGTTGCCGTTTTGATGGTGATGAATTAGAGACAACCGTACATTTCGGACTTTACGAAAATCTCGAGTTAGCCGGAGTTGTTACCGTATTAGAAAATGGAAATCCGGTTTTTGAAGCGGAAAGACAATTCCAGGTTCGCGGCATGGCCGTTTTGGAACAGCATCAGAAAAAAGGCTTTGGTGACAATTTGCTGACGGCTGCGGAAGACTATATTAAAGGGAAGCACGGCAGGCTGATCTGGTTTAACGCAAGGATTGGCGCTGCAGGATTTTATGAAAAAGCAGGTTATAAAAAAAACGGCCCGGCGTTTGAGATTCCAAACGTCGGGCCGCATTATGTAATGCATAAGGAAGTCTTATGA